Proteins from one Blattabacterium cuenoti genomic window:
- the clpX gene encoding ATP-dependent Clp protease ATP-binding subunit ClpX, translating into MEDLLICNFCGRKKNEITFLISGISGHICNFCIEKTYSIIHRKFLEKKIQNNFTKKQINKPKEIKSFLDKYIIGQNDAKKIVSVAVYNHYKRILQNYSDIVDNNSKEENQKKKNEYIEIEKSNILLIGNTGTGKTLLAKSISKFLKVPFAIADATTLTEAGYVGEDVESILTRLLQSVNYDVNSAEKGIIFLDEIDKISRKSNSPSITRDVSGEGVQQALLKILEGSIINVPPQGGRKHPDQKMIQMNTENILFIAGGTFDGIEKIISDRIRKIPIGFINKEKKEKNNNFLLKNIISTDLKKFGLIPEIIGRFPIITYLNPLDKNMLKKILLEPENALIKQYQKLFDMDNISMSITDEALDVIINNTFQIGLGARGLRTICEKIFMDYIYNIENVHSVLKIDKETVLNKLNYS; encoded by the coding sequence ATGGAAGATTTATTAATCTGTAATTTTTGTGGTAGAAAAAAAAATGAAATAACTTTTTTAATATCTGGAATTAGCGGACATATTTGCAATTTTTGTATAGAAAAAACTTATTCCATAATTCATAGAAAATTTTTAGAAAAAAAAATTCAAAATAACTTTACAAAAAAACAAATAAATAAACCAAAAGAAATAAAATCTTTCTTAGACAAATATATTATTGGACAAAATGATGCAAAAAAAATAGTTTCCGTTGCCGTATATAATCATTATAAAAGAATACTACAAAATTACTCAGATATCGTAGATAATAATAGTAAAGAAGAAAATCAAAAAAAGAAAAACGAATATATAGAGATAGAAAAATCTAACATATTATTAATTGGAAATACTGGAACAGGAAAAACTTTATTAGCGAAAAGTATATCAAAATTTTTAAAAGTTCCTTTTGCTATAGCAGATGCAACTACTTTAACAGAAGCAGGATACGTAGGAGAAGATGTAGAATCTATACTAACTAGGCTTTTACAATCAGTAAATTACGATGTCAACTCTGCTGAAAAAGGAATCATATTTCTGGATGAAATAGATAAAATATCCAGAAAAAGTAATAGTCCTTCTATTACTAGGGATGTTTCTGGAGAAGGAGTACAACAAGCTTTGCTAAAAATATTAGAAGGATCAATAATTAATGTTCCTCCACAAGGAGGAAGAAAACATCCAGATCAAAAAATGATACAAATGAATACTGAAAATATATTATTCATAGCTGGAGGAACATTCGATGGAATAGAAAAAATAATTTCCGATAGAATAAGAAAAATACCCATAGGTTTTATAAATAAAGAAAAAAAAGAAAAAAACAATAATTTTCTTTTAAAAAATATCATTTCTACAGACTTGAAAAAGTTCGGGTTAATTCCAGAAATTATAGGTAGATTTCCTATTATTACTTATCTAAATCCATTAGATAAAAATATGTTAAAAAAAATATTGTTAGAGCCAGAAAACGCTTTAATTAAGCAATATCAAAAATTATTTGACATGGATAATATATCTATGAGTATAACAGATGAAGCATTAGATGTTATAATAAATAATACTTTCCAAATTGGATTAGGAGCAAGAGGATTACGAACTATTTGTGAAAAAATTTTTATGGATTATATTTATAATATAGAAAATGTTCATTCTGTATTAAAAATAGATAAAGAAACTGTTTTAAATAAACTTAATTACTCTTAA
- the obgE gene encoding GTPase ObgE: protein MKNCFIDFIKIYCKSGDGGSGCIHFYRDKYISRGGPDGGTGGRGGNIIIQGNSSIHTFFHLRYNRHCIAQSGYPGRENNVTGSNGKDFLIEVPIGTVVKDENKNIITEIVKNYEKKILFKGGKGGKGNAFFKNSVNQSPYHAQKGVKTKGYYIFLELKILADVGLLGFPNTGKSTLLSVITKAKPKIGNFFFTTKYPNLGVVKMNFNSFLIADIPGIIENASEGKGLGHRFLRHAERNSVLLFVISADTKNKKQKYLILLKELSKFNLDFLNKKRLLVISKSDLISNKEKDKIRKTFFKIKENLIFISSFTGEGLMELKEKLYALV, encoded by the coding sequence ATGAAAAATTGTTTTATTGATTTTATAAAAATTTATTGTAAAAGTGGAGACGGAGGATCTGGATGTATTCATTTTTACAGAGATAAATATATATCAAGAGGTGGTCCAGATGGAGGAACAGGAGGAAGAGGCGGAAATATTATTATTCAAGGAAATTCTAGTATTCATACTTTTTTTCATTTAAGATATAATAGACATTGCATAGCACAATCAGGATATCCTGGTAGAGAAAATAACGTTACTGGGTCTAATGGAAAAGATTTCTTAATAGAAGTCCCTATAGGAACTGTTGTTAAAGATGAAAATAAAAATATAATAACAGAAATTGTTAAAAATTACGAAAAAAAAATTTTATTTAAAGGAGGAAAAGGAGGAAAAGGAAATGCTTTTTTTAAAAACTCAGTAAATCAATCACCTTATCACGCACAAAAAGGAGTAAAAACAAAAGGTTATTATATTTTTTTAGAATTGAAAATTTTAGCAGATGTAGGATTATTAGGATTTCCTAATACTGGAAAATCCACCCTTCTTTCTGTTATTACAAAAGCAAAACCAAAAATAGGTAATTTTTTTTTTACAACAAAATATCCGAATTTAGGAGTAGTAAAAATGAATTTTAATTCTTTTTTGATAGCCGATATTCCTGGTATTATAGAAAATGCATCCGAAGGAAAAGGACTAGGACATCGATTTCTTAGACATGCAGAAAGAAATTCTGTTTTATTATTTGTGATTTCTGCAGATACAAAAAATAAAAAGCAAAAATATTTAATTTTATTAAAAGAACTAAGTAAATTTAATTTGGATTTTTTAAATAAAAAACGTTTGTTGGTTATTTCTAAATCAGATTTAATTAGTAATAAAGAAAAAGATAAAATAAGAAAAACTTTTTTTAAGATTAAGGAAAATCTTATTTTTATTTCTTCTTTTACGGGAGAAGGATTAATGGAATTAAAAGAAAAATTATATGCTCTAGTCTAA
- a CDS encoding adenylate kinase family protein: protein MIHIILFGPPGCGKGTQAKIISKKFGFIHLSTGMIFRNHIKKETNLGKFASSYINKGILVPDIITTDMLNIEIRKHFYSKGIIYDGYPRTKNQIISLEKILGNFFSETIDIIFYFSIQKNLIINRLLRRGKISRRNDDINIAIVQKRIKEYEKETSLIWDNNPKWINNIIKINASLSVETISLFIEKKIKKFLKKKNN, encoded by the coding sequence ATGATACATATTATATTGTTTGGACCACCAGGATGTGGAAAAGGGACTCAAGCTAAGATTATTTCAAAAAAATTTGGATTTATTCACTTATCTACTGGAATGATATTTAGGAATCATATAAAAAAAGAAACAAATTTAGGAAAATTTGCTAGTTCTTATATTAATAAAGGAATATTAGTTCCGGATATAATTACTACAGATATGTTAAATATAGAAATTCGAAAACATTTTTATTCTAAAGGAATTATTTATGATGGATATCCTAGAACAAAAAATCAAATTATTTCTTTAGAAAAGATTTTAGGAAATTTTTTTTCGGAAACAATAGATATAATTTTCTATTTTTCTATTCAAAAAAATTTGATAATAAATAGATTATTAAGGAGAGGAAAAATAAGTCGCAGAAATGATGATATAAATATTGCTATAGTTCAGAAAAGAATAAAAGAATATGAAAAAGAAACTTCTTTAATATGGGATAACAATCCTAAATGGATAAATAATATAATAAAAATAAATGCTTCTTTATCTGTAGAAACAATTTCTCTTTTTATAGAGAAAAAAATAAAAAAGTTTTTGAAAAAAAAAAATAATTAG
- the lpdA gene encoding dihydrolipoyl dehydrogenase, with protein sequence MNFDVIILGSGPGGYVASIRASQLGMKTALIEKESLGGICLNLGCIPTKSLLNSAKILHDIKKNGGLFGIKNDQIKINYPQILTKSRNAVEKMRKGISFLMKKNGIHVIYGNAILKKGKKVEVFENEKNIGEYSASHIIISTGSIPKIEKKFQYDGKKIITYKEALCLSSLPKRIIIIGSGSIGLEFAYFYNSMGSEVFIIEICTKLFPSGDDEISDYLKLSFEKKGIKTYTSSSIKKITYDNNGKVMAEINSSTGNIFLKADIILCSVGVVPNIKSIGLEEIGIQVEKEFIYVDDKYRTNIDGYYAIGDVIQTPSLAHVASHEAINCIETIKGLNCQKIDYNNIPKCVYSFPEIASVGYTEKESQEKGFRIKVAKFPFSSLGRSISDENTDGFVKVIFDEEYDEWLGCHMIGNNVTDLISEVVVARKLEATSYEIIGSIHPHPSLSESILESVSKAYDKSIHSL encoded by the coding sequence ATGAATTTTGATGTTATTATTTTAGGAAGTGGACCAGGAGGGTATGTAGCTTCTATTCGTGCTTCACAACTCGGCATGAAAACGGCTTTAATTGAAAAAGAATCTCTTGGAGGGATCTGTTTAAACTTAGGATGTATTCCTACAAAATCTCTTTTAAATAGTGCAAAAATTTTGCATGACATAAAAAAAAATGGAGGACTATTTGGAATAAAAAATGATCAAATAAAAATAAATTATCCTCAAATACTTACTAAAAGTAGAAATGCAGTAGAAAAAATGAGAAAAGGAATTTCATTTTTAATGAAAAAAAATGGAATTCATGTTATTTATGGAAATGCAATATTAAAAAAAGGAAAAAAAGTTGAAGTATTTGAAAACGAAAAAAATATAGGTGAGTATTCAGCATCACATATAATTATTTCTACTGGATCAATTCCTAAAATTGAAAAAAAATTTCAATATGATGGAAAAAAAATTATAACATATAAAGAAGCTCTTTGTTTGTCTTCTTTACCAAAAAGAATAATCATTATAGGATCTGGATCTATTGGATTAGAATTTGCTTATTTTTATAATTCTATGGGATCAGAGGTTTTCATTATAGAAATTTGTACAAAACTTTTTCCAAGTGGAGATGATGAAATATCCGATTATTTAAAACTTTCCTTTGAAAAAAAAGGAATTAAAACTTATACATCTTCTTCTATAAAAAAAATAACTTATGATAATAATGGGAAAGTTATGGCAGAGATTAATTCCTCTACAGGAAATATTTTTTTAAAAGCAGATATAATTCTTTGTAGTGTTGGTGTTGTTCCTAACATTAAATCTATTGGATTAGAAGAGATAGGTATCCAAGTTGAAAAAGAATTTATTTATGTAGATGATAAATATCGTACAAACATAGATGGATATTATGCAATTGGAGATGTAATTCAAACACCTTCTTTAGCTCATGTGGCTTCACATGAAGCGATAAATTGTATTGAAACCATAAAAGGATTAAATTGTCAAAAAATAGATTATAATAATATTCCAAAATGCGTATATTCTTTTCCTGAAATAGCTTCAGTTGGATATACGGAGAAAGAATCTCAAGAAAAAGGATTTCGAATTAAAGTAGCTAAATTTCCATTTAGTTCTCTTGGAAGGTCTATTTCTGATGAAAATACTGATGGTTTTGTAAAAGTAATTTTTGATGAAGAATATGATGAATGGTTAGGATGTCACATGATAGGAAATAATGTTACTGATTTAATATCAGAAGTAGTTGTTGCAAGAAAATTGGAAGCAACTAGTTATGAAATTATAGGGAGTATCCATCCTCATCCTTCGTTAAGCGAATCTATTTTAGAATCTGTTTCAAAAGCATATGACAAGTCTATTCATTCTTTGTGA
- the fsa gene encoding fructose-6-phosphate aldolase — MKFFIDTANLKEIEDARSLGILDGVTTNPSLISKESVSNKEEIKDHYISICNLLKDEENLSAEIISNNYEEMIQEGEKLSILHPRIVVKVPMTYNGIKAIKYFSSKNIRTNCTLIFSTGQALVAAKVGADYISPFIGRIDDVSYDGLNLIKEIKKIYDSYHFKTKILGASIRHSLHIIECSKIGIHAITSPIKIIHSLIYHPLTNIGLEKFLTDYKRKIK; from the coding sequence ATGAAGTTTTTTATAGATACAGCTAATTTAAAGGAAATTGAAGATGCAAGATCACTTGGTATATTAGATGGAGTCACAACTAATCCATCTTTAATTTCTAAAGAATCTGTTTCCAATAAAGAAGAAATTAAAGATCATTATATATCTATATGTAATCTTTTAAAAGATGAAGAAAATCTTAGTGCGGAAATTATTAGCAATAATTATGAAGAAATGATCCAAGAAGGAGAAAAACTCTCTATTCTTCATCCAAGAATTGTAGTAAAAGTACCTATGACTTATAACGGAATTAAAGCCATTAAATATTTCTCAAGTAAAAATATAAGAACTAATTGCACTCTTATTTTTTCTACAGGACAAGCTCTTGTCGCAGCAAAAGTTGGAGCTGATTATATATCACCTTTTATAGGTAGAATAGACGACGTATCTTACGATGGATTAAATTTGATAAAAGAAATAAAGAAAATATATGACAGCTATCATTTCAAAACAAAGATTCTAGGAGCATCTATACGTCATTCTTTACATATTATAGAGTGTTCAAAGATTGGAATACATGCAATCACTTCTCCAATAAAAATTATACATTCTCTTATTTATCATCCATTAACAAATATAGGATTAGAAAAATTTTTAACAGATTATAAAAGAAAAATTAAATGA
- the bamD gene encoding outer membrane protein assembly factor BamD produces the protein MIFLTSCLSEKEHISLKEEEELEENLLFNSGKNYYFSSLNFDLDPAKARNAINKFNQFVKKYPQSSKVKEAYSMLHDLLKKIEKKNYCIADSYFLMGRYKTSLKFFQDLIQYFPESRFKEKILYKICISQFFLSRKKDFFKSYNEYMKHFSYHIHAKKLKMLYKKLKKL, from the coding sequence ATGATTTTTCTTACAAGTTGTCTTTCTGAAAAAGAACATATTTCTTTAAAAGAAGAAGAAGAGTTAGAAGAAAATCTATTGTTTAATAGTGGAAAGAACTATTATTTTTCTTCCTTAAATTTTGATTTAGATCCAGCAAAAGCTAGAAATGCAATTAATAAATTCAATCAATTTGTCAAAAAATATCCTCAAAGTTCAAAAGTCAAAGAAGCTTATAGTATGCTTCATGATTTATTGAAAAAAATAGAAAAAAAAAACTATTGTATAGCAGATTCTTATTTTTTGATGGGAAGATATAAAACTTCCTTAAAGTTTTTTCAAGATTTAATACAATATTTTCCAGAAAGTCGTTTCAAAGAGAAAATTTTATACAAAATTTGTATATCTCAATTTTTCCTTTCTAGGAAAAAAGATTTTTTTAAATCCTACAATGAATATATGAAACATTTTTCATATCATATCCATGCGAAAAAATTGAAAATGTTGTATAAAAAACTAAAAAAATTATGA
- a CDS encoding ferritin, with product MFSNKIQTGLTKQLNKESESSQLYLSMASWTERKGFEGICEFLYDHSNEERIHMLKLIRYISKRGGFIILDNICINKITYGSLRELFQILFEHEKKISNEINILVELCLQEKDYFTYNFLQWYVEEQVEEETLIKTILNKIELIEEDKGGLYLFDKDIKNFHKKK from the coding sequence ATGTTTAGTAACAAAATACAAACAGGATTAACAAAACAATTAAATAAGGAATCAGAATCCTCTCAATTATATTTGTCCATGGCTTCTTGGACAGAAAGAAAAGGATTTGAAGGAATATGCGAATTTCTGTATGATCATTCTAATGAAGAAAGAATACATATGTTAAAATTAATAAGATATATTAGTAAAAGAGGAGGTTTCATTATTTTGGATAATATTTGTATTAATAAAATAACATACGGATCTTTGAGAGAATTATTTCAAATACTATTTGAACATGAAAAAAAAATATCTAATGAAATAAATATTTTAGTAGAGTTATGTTTACAAGAAAAAGATTATTTTACATATAATTTCTTGCAATGGTACGTTGAAGAACAAGTAGAAGAAGAGACTTTGATAAAAACAATTTTAAATAAAATTGAATTAATCGAAGAAGATAAAGGGGGATTATACTTATTTGATAAAGACATAAAAAATTTTCATAAAAAAAAGTAA
- the dapA gene encoding 4-hydroxy-tetrahydrodipicolinate synthase: MKKLYGTGVALVTPFKEDEKIDFNGLEKLVKYVLDNKVDYLVALGTTAETATLKIEEKKDIIECIQSANYKKLPLILGIGGNNTNEIINQVNRIENLSNFYAILSVSPYYNRPSQDGIYEHFKSIANYTESKIIIYNVPKRTGTNVIPETVLRLAKNCKNIIGIKEASGNVLQSYKIIEKKPKNFSVISGDDFITLPVILGGGESVISVIAQGFPDKISKMVSFARNNQAEKAFSIFYKIFKMINLIYEEGNPTGIKTFLSLIDICHPYVRLPLIIGSSSLKKKMINLLKRIN, from the coding sequence ATGAAAAAATTATATGGAACAGGTGTAGCGTTAGTTACTCCTTTTAAAGAGGATGAAAAAATTGACTTTAATGGACTTGAAAAACTAGTAAAATACGTTTTAGATAATAAAGTCGATTATTTAGTGGCATTGGGTACAACTGCTGAGACAGCTACTCTAAAAATAGAAGAAAAAAAAGATATAATAGAATGCATTCAAAGTGCAAATTATAAAAAACTTCCTTTAATATTAGGAATAGGAGGAAATAACACAAATGAGATTATCAATCAGGTGAATAGAATAGAAAATTTATCAAATTTTTATGCTATTCTTTCAGTTTCTCCATATTATAATAGACCATCACAAGATGGAATATATGAACATTTTAAATCTATAGCTAATTATACTGAATCAAAAATTATTATTTACAATGTTCCTAAAAGAACAGGAACTAATGTTATACCAGAAACTGTTTTACGTTTAGCTAAAAATTGTAAAAATATAATAGGAATAAAAGAAGCCTCTGGAAATGTTTTACAATCTTATAAGATTATTGAAAAAAAACCAAAGAATTTCAGTGTAATATCCGGAGATGATTTTATCACCTTACCTGTTATATTAGGAGGTGGTGAGAGTGTAATTTCTGTGATTGCTCAAGGATTTCCTGATAAAATTTCTAAAATGGTTTCTTTTGCTAGAAATAATCAAGCAGAAAAAGCCTTTTCAATTTTTTATAAAATTTTTAAAATGATAAACTTAATTTATGAAGAAGGAAATCCTACAGGGATTAAAACTTTTTTAAGTCTAATAGATATATGTCATCCATATGTTAGACTTCCTTTGATAATTGGTTCTTCCTCTTTAAAAAAGAAAATGATAAATTTATTAAAAAGAATAAACTGA
- a CDS encoding RNA recognition motif domain-containing protein — MDNTKLYVGNLSYDMTEQELKEYFESIGEVTHAKIIFDESTSNKRSKGFGFIEMADEEKAKQAIEKLNGTEFMGRNIIVSAAKPRIKKDY; from the coding sequence ATGGACAATACGAAATTATACGTAGGTAACTTATCTTATGATATGACAGAACAAGAATTAAAAGAATATTTTGAATCTATAGGAGAAGTAACTCATGCTAAGATAATTTTTGACGAATCTACATCGAATAAAAGAAGTAAAGGATTTGGATTCATAGAAATGGCTGATGAAGAAAAAGCAAAACAAGCTATAGAAAAATTAAATGGAACAGAGTTTATGGGAAGAAATATTATTGTATCTGCAGCTAAACCTAGAATAAAGAAAGATTATTAG
- the pncB gene encoding nicotinate phosphoribosyltransferase, whose amino-acid sequence MFLKNNFSIISSLLDNDFYKFTMQNAVIKLFPFAKAKYEFINRGNHSFPENFSKILKESLNKMSHLKLSKEERTYLEKYCPYLDSSYLDFLNQYQYNPKEVNIYQKGKNIKMDIEGLWSRTILWEVPLMAIISELYYKLAGIKRISDKKIVFLTKKKLKEYKKLKVKIGEYGTRRRYSYQVHKLVLKILIDEGAPFFVGSSNVHLSHIFSIKPIGTKGHEWIMFHGSKYGLNTADRIAMENWLNIYKGNLGIALSDTYTSSVFFKNFNEKLSNSFKGIRHDSGDPILFAKEAIKHYQKFKINPIKKEIIFSDNLNPYKVSYISSFCKEKINPFFGIGTNFTNDVGVPSMNMVIKMVESFPKKNWISVVKLSNVKEKSTGKKNMIFLARKILHL is encoded by the coding sequence ATGTTTTTAAAAAATAATTTTTCTATCATTTCATCATTATTAGATAATGATTTTTATAAATTTACTATGCAAAACGCTGTCATTAAATTGTTCCCATTTGCAAAAGCAAAATATGAGTTTATCAACAGGGGGAACCATTCTTTTCCAGAAAATTTTTCCAAAATACTCAAAGAATCCTTAAATAAAATGTCTCATTTAAAATTGTCGAAAGAAGAAAGAACTTATTTAGAAAAATACTGTCCCTATTTAGATTCTTCTTATCTAGATTTTTTAAATCAATATCAATATAATCCAAAAGAAGTAAATATATATCAGAAAGGGAAAAATATAAAAATGGACATAGAGGGATTATGGAGCAGAACTATTTTATGGGAAGTTCCTTTAATGGCTATTATTTCTGAATTGTATTATAAACTAGCAGGAATAAAACGTATATCTGATAAGAAAATAGTTTTTTTAACTAAGAAAAAACTTAAGGAATATAAAAAACTAAAAGTTAAAATAGGAGAATATGGAACAAGAAGAAGATATTCTTACCAAGTTCATAAACTAGTGTTAAAAATATTAATAGATGAAGGAGCTCCTTTTTTTGTTGGTAGCAGCAATGTACACCTATCTCATATTTTTTCAATTAAACCAATAGGAACTAAAGGACATGAATGGATTATGTTTCATGGATCAAAATATGGATTGAATACAGCAGATCGAATAGCTATGGAAAATTGGTTAAATATTTATAAAGGAAATTTAGGAATAGCTTTATCTGATACATATACATCTTCAGTTTTTTTTAAAAATTTTAACGAAAAACTTTCCAATTCTTTTAAAGGTATTAGACATGACAGTGGGGATCCTATCCTTTTTGCTAAAGAAGCAATCAAACATTATCAAAAATTTAAAATAAACCCTATCAAAAAAGAAATTATATTTTCTGATAATCTTAATCCATATAAAGTCTCTTATATTTCCTCTTTTTGTAAAGAAAAAATTAATCCTTTTTTCGGAATAGGTACAAATTTCACTAATGATGTAGGAGTTCCTTCCATGAACATGGTTATAAAAATGGTTGAATCTTTTCCAAAAAAAAATTGGATTTCAGTAGTTAAATTATCCAATGTTAAAGAAAAATCAACTGGAAAAAAAAATATGATTTTCTTAGCAAGAAAAATTCTTCATTTATGA
- the miaB gene encoding tRNA (N6-isopentenyl adenosine(37)-C2)-methylthiotransferase MiaB, translating to MEKNQKKLNKSFYIENYGCQMNISDSEIVTSILLDNKFILSDNLENANIILLNSCSVREKAELSIKKRLEELKFLKKKKETIFGIIGCLSKQSRDFLLQEKKINFFVNPNSYKELPNFILYAISNKKYFPSKSFQTKETYTDINPFYGKKKITTFLSITRGCNNMCTFCIVPFTRGREKNTDPYYIIEECKRLYKNGYKEVTLLGQNVDSYLWKKIDFSYLLDFLAQEVPLMRIRFSTSNPHDMSDKVLKIISKHSNICKHIHLPVQSGSNKILKLMNRKYTREEYLSLIKKIRKIIPECSISHDIMTGFCNEDEEDHKYTIDLMNKIQYNYGYMFSYSPRPGTYAYRRLKDNVPQHVKKNRLSEIIELQKKHSFFRMKEYLGKVQEVLIEGESKKNDKHWYGRNTQNLVVVFPKKLSKIGDIVFVKIIENTSATLIGKIS from the coding sequence ATGGAAAAAAATCAAAAAAAATTGAATAAAAGTTTTTATATAGAAAATTATGGATGTCAAATGAATATATCAGATAGTGAAATCGTTACATCTATTCTATTAGATAATAAATTCATACTGTCCGATAATTTAGAAAATGCAAATATAATATTACTTAATTCTTGTTCTGTTCGAGAAAAAGCAGAATTAAGTATAAAAAAAAGATTAGAAGAATTAAAATTTCTTAAAAAGAAAAAAGAAACTATATTTGGTATTATAGGATGTTTATCAAAACAGTCTAGAGATTTTCTTTTACAAGAAAAAAAAATAAATTTTTTTGTAAATCCTAATTCTTACAAAGAATTACCTAATTTTATTCTATATGCTATATCTAATAAAAAATATTTTCCTTCAAAAAGTTTTCAAACAAAAGAAACATATACAGATATAAATCCATTTTATGGAAAAAAGAAAATCACAACTTTTTTAAGTATTACTAGAGGATGTAACAACATGTGTACATTTTGTATAGTTCCCTTTACAAGGGGAAGAGAAAAAAATACTGATCCATATTATATAATTGAAGAATGCAAAAGATTATATAAAAATGGATATAAGGAAGTAACTCTTTTAGGACAAAATGTTGATTCCTATCTTTGGAAGAAGATCGATTTTTCTTATTTGTTAGATTTCTTAGCACAAGAAGTACCTCTAATGAGAATAAGATTTTCTACATCTAATCCTCATGATATGTCAGATAAAGTGTTAAAAATAATTTCTAAACATTCAAATATTTGTAAACATATTCATCTACCAGTTCAATCTGGAAGTAATAAAATACTGAAACTAATGAACAGAAAATATACCAGAGAAGAATATCTTTCTTTGATTAAAAAAATTAGAAAGATAATTCCTGAATGTTCTATATCACATGATATCATGACTGGATTTTGTAATGAAGATGAAGAAGATCATAAATATACTATTGATTTAATGAATAAAATTCAATATAATTATGGTTATATGTTTTCCTATTCTCCTAGACCTGGTACTTATGCATACAGAAGATTAAAAGATAATGTTCCTCAACATGTAAAAAAGAACCGTTTAAGTGAAATTATAGAATTGCAAAAAAAACATTCGTTCTTTCGTATGAAAGAATATTTAGGAAAAGTACAAGAAGTTTTAATAGAAGGTGAATCTAAAAAAAATGATAAACATTGGTATGGAAGAAATACACAAAATTTAGTTGTAGTCTTTCCAAAAAAATTATCTAAAATAGGAGATATTGTATTTGTAAAAATTATAGAAAACACCTCCGCTACTTTAATCGGAAAAATTTCTTAA